A window of Candidatus Poribacteria bacterium genomic DNA:
CATTTTTAACCTGCGTGACGACGGTGCCGACATCGACATTATTGCAGTAGACGTAACACTGATCAAGCAACTCTCGACCGGTAAGTTGTGCGTGCGGTTGCCGCATGACTCGCCCAACGAGCTGCGTAATTGCCCGTTGTGCTTGGGTATTGTCGAGCATTACCAGCAGATAAGCGAACGGACAATCCCAGCCTTCCATCAGGGCGGATTTTGTGATTATCCAGCGGACCTGTGAAAATTCGGAGAGTAGATTTTCACGTCCGAGTTCATCGTTTTCAGCGGATTTGACGCGGACTGCCTCAGAGGGCACACGCAAGTTTTGTGTGAGATACTCCCGGACATCCTCGGCGTGGATACGCTCATTGTCTCGTTGATCCCTGCCTGTCCGTTCCACGCGCACAACGGCGATCGGGCGGATGTATCGTCCCGTGTTGTTCTGATACGATTGTGCCTCGGTGTCAAGGCGTTCGAGTTCGTCAGCGGCTTGGCTGAGGGTCAATTGCCACTCGGCATTCGGGAACGATGTCACCTGCACCGGCAGCTTAATCATTTCCTCTTTTTTCAGGTCGGGTCCCTCAATATCGACAAGCAGATTACTGATGCCGCGGTTGGGTGTGGCGGAGAGTTCAATCACCATCCGTGGATCGAGGCGGTTGATGGATTTGGCGAATTCTTCGTTTGCTTGCCGATTCCTCGCGCCGTAGGCTTTATGTGCCTCGTCCAAAACAACAATGGGACGGAGCATTTTGAAGACGTTGAATAGACTCTGTTTGACGAGTCCACCTTCCGTGTGGCACTCCAGATCGGGGTATTCATTTAGCAGACGGGTATTGCCGAAGATATCGTCACTGTCGGGGTAAAAACTCGGGTAGCGTCCGGAATCTCGGAACATACGGAGGAACTCTCTGCCTTTTTGTCGATTCGTTGCTGGGAGCATCAGTAACATGACACAGAGGTAGTTGGCGATGTCGTCTCTGTTGAAGGTATCCTCTTTCTCCAGCATCTTGATACGACCCGCACTTGCCCGATTCAACATCTTACGGTAAGGGTGTTGTTTGTCCCACAAAGCGGCTCTCGTCTGTGCATAAATTGCCTTGCTTGGCACAACCCAGAGGACCAGACCTCGTTGCCAACGGAGGCGTTCCAGTGCGGCGGCAGCGAGTAGTGTTTTGCCGCCCCCCGTCGGGACTTTGAAACAGATATGGGGAACGGGACGGTTTGCCTCGTCGGTGCGGTCAACGTATTCGCCTGCGGTTGCCGCAACGCCACCGTCCTCCGTCAATTTTCGCCAAGCAGACCTGGGATAATTGCGCAGCTCATCGGGGATCGGAAGGTTGGTCGGTGCTTGTCTGAACATCTCGATCAGCGTTTCTAACTCACGCTGTGTTTCTTCAAGTGTTTCCAACCAACGGGCCAAAGCGTCAAGGGCACCGCGTTGATATTCCTTTAATTCCATCATGGTCTTATCTTCTGTTTGAAGCGTGACGTGGTAGGAGCAAGAGAAGGTAAAACGGACCGTTTCTTTGGTTTTACCGCCTCTACTTCAATGTTAACAAATTCTGCTAAAACGCCTGAAGGTGTTTGATTAGGTAATTTTGAAGTAGATTTTGGAACGACTTCACCATCTTCTTGTAAACACTCAATATGAAATTTTATGGCTTCAGAAATTTCCTTACGTGTTTCTTCAAGTGTATCACCTACTGCTACACATATGGGAAGATCAGGGACATACGCGCTATAATTCGTATCGCCTTGTTCAAAAAATACAAGATAACGCATTAGTTAAGGTCTCCTTTTTCTAAGGAAGCTTGTTTCAAAATGTAGTTCAATGTGCGGGGATGAATATCTTTGCCCATCTGTCCTGGAACTGTCACTTTTCCAGGTTTAGTCGGATGTTTAAAATGTCTATGACTCCCTTTTGTCTTGTGAGCAAACCACCCATCATCTTTAAGTAATTTGATGACTTCTCTAACTTTCATTATAGATGCCAAGATTTTCCATCTTACAGCAGACTCGGTTAGACCTTACAACTTTCTACGCTAATGAAAGTCTACCATAGAATGGGTAAGCAGTCAAGGGAATTGGTAAATCTGTATGCTATGGAGAACCCATGGAGTGTGCCTACTATTTCACCTTTCGTGCAGGGCATCGGGGAGTTGGCAGAATATAATGCCCATTTGTGTGAGTTCACGCTGGCCGATGTAATTCCCAGCGGCATACACGATCGCTTTTCTACCGGTATCGCGACTGGCATCGCGAATGCGTTCTGCGCGTTCCAAGTTGAGGATAGCGGCGTTGCTCCGC
This region includes:
- a CDS encoding addiction module toxin, HicA family, which gives rise to MKVREVIKLLKDDGWFAHKTKGSHRHFKHPTKPGKVTVPGQMGKDIHPRTLNYILKQASLEKGDLN
- a CDS encoding type II toxin-antitoxin system HicB family antitoxin, with translation MRYLVFFEQGDTNYSAYVPDLPICVAVGDTLEETRKEISEAIKFHIECLQEDGEVVPKSTSKLPNQTPSGVLAEFVNIEVEAVKPKKRSVLPSLAPTTSRFKQKIRP
- a CDS encoding restriction endonuclease subunit R, with product MMELKEYQRGALDALARWLETLEETQRELETLIEMFRQAPTNLPIPDELRNYPRSAWRKLTEDGGVAATAGEYVDRTDEANRPVPHICFKVPTGGGKTLLAAAALERLRWQRGLVLWVVPSKAIYAQTRAALWDKQHPYRKMLNRASAGRIKMLEKEDTFNRDDIANYLCVMLLMLPATNRQKGREFLRMFRDSGRYPSFYPDSDDIFGNTRLLNEYPDLECHTEGGLVKQSLFNVFKMLRPIVVLDEAHKAYGARNRQANEEFAKSINRLDPRMVIELSATPNRGISNLLVDIEGPDLKKEEMIKLPVQVTSFPNAEWQLTLSQAADELERLDTEAQSYQNNTGRYIRPIAVVRVERTGRDQRDNERIHAEDVREYLTQNLRVPSEAVRVKSAENDELGRENLLSEFSQVRWIITKSALMEGWDCPFAYLLVMLDNTQAQRAITQLVGRVMRQPHAQLTGRELLDQCYVYCNNVDVGTVVTQVKNGLESEGLTGLGDEVMGASDSRQESVPQEVQQQTVQRRGPFQNSEIYLPVVRHRDGDRWIQLNYQVHILPHIDWLAIEPPDPRASAPQRVQRQSATVEVGEAAPVFRPEQEPDVDKTVNVSDFARRLSDIMPNLWQAARVAEQLHERLRAEGETEADIYDRRSYLAHVLREHVKSEVEKQAEEVFRRKLNQDEIRFDLETREPNYRMVDSYNIQVREDRPLSRRDYEPLQLSLFEHVFEHQFDSELEKNFAYYLDEERALQWWHRVAARQRGEYYLQGWKRGRIYPDFVAMTNDIAGGTRVLIFDTKGEHLEGNLDTEYKRKVLETLEGAFNTAGRMIVRDDSRRQGIFQLVFSEQEFLEISARLNTE